A part of Agrobacterium vitis genomic DNA contains:
- a CDS encoding sn-glycerol-3-phosphate import ATP-binding protein UgpC, producing MADIDIRAVRKSYGKTPTLHGIDLLFASGEFVVILGPSGCGKSTLLRMIAGLEDITSGEIAIDGRVVNTLEPRERGCAMVFQNYALYPHMSVAGNIGYALKVAGVAKAERKRRILETAKIVGLQDYLDRRPAALSGGQRQRVAMARAIIREPKVFLFDEPLSNLDAKLRVTMRAEIRKLHQRLSATSVFVTHDQVEAMTLADRLVVMNRGHVEQVGRPLDIYHRPATTFVASFIGSPAMNLFDARVEVETSTIRISGASVEIDPVVAHTLRGRDVIVGIRPEQCRLASHGQGVPALIEFVEELGVGRVVHCELAGQPFAIAVPEEAQVAAGDTIGLLLPQQQLHFFDSESQKRIDFSPMTGAANSPSPHNQTSATQTIGVLS from the coding sequence ATGGCTGATATCGACATCCGCGCGGTGCGCAAAAGCTACGGCAAGACGCCAACCCTGCATGGCATCGACTTGCTGTTTGCCTCAGGTGAATTCGTGGTCATCCTCGGTCCCTCCGGCTGCGGGAAGTCCACGCTGCTGCGAATGATCGCTGGACTGGAAGACATTACCTCGGGCGAAATCGCCATCGATGGCCGTGTCGTCAACACATTGGAGCCACGCGAACGTGGTTGCGCCATGGTGTTTCAGAATTACGCGCTTTACCCGCATATGTCGGTGGCCGGCAATATCGGCTATGCGCTGAAGGTGGCGGGCGTTGCCAAGGCCGAGCGGAAACGGCGCATTCTCGAGACCGCAAAAATCGTCGGCTTGCAGGATTATCTCGATCGTCGGCCTGCCGCCCTTTCCGGTGGCCAGCGCCAGCGCGTCGCCATGGCCCGCGCCATTATCCGTGAGCCAAAGGTCTTTCTGTTCGACGAACCATTATCCAATCTCGATGCCAAGCTGCGCGTGACCATGCGCGCCGAAATCCGCAAACTGCACCAGCGCCTGTCCGCCACCTCGGTGTTCGTGACCCATGACCAGGTGGAAGCGATGACGCTTGCCGACCGGCTGGTGGTGATGAACCGTGGCCATGTGGAGCAGGTCGGCAGACCGCTCGACATCTATCATCGCCCGGCCACCACGTTCGTCGCCTCGTTTATCGGCTCCCCGGCCATGAACCTGTTCGACGCCCGCGTCGAGGTGGAAACCTCCACCATTCGCATCAGTGGTGCATCGGTCGAAATCGATCCGGTCGTCGCCCATACTTTGCGCGGCCGCGATGTAATCGTCGGTATCCGCCCGGAACAATGCCGGCTTGCCAGCCACGGCCAGGGCGTCCCGGCACTGATCGAATTCGTCGAAGAACTGGGCGTTGGCCGCGTCGTCCATTGCGAATTGGCTGGCCAGCCCTTTGCTATTGCCGTTCCCGAAGAAGCGCAGGTGGCGGCAGGCGATACGATCGGGCTGTTGCTGCCTCAGCAGCAATTGCACTTCTTCGACAGCGAGAGCCAGAAGCGGATCGATTTTTCTCCCATGACGGGCGCGGCAAACAGCCCTTCCCCCCATAACCAGACCTCAGCGACACAGACCATTGGAGTTCTTTCATGA
- a CDS encoding extracellular solute-binding protein: protein MKIYALKTLLAGLLAATTLGAAPAMAEKVKFEFWHGLSGDLGERVQDACRKFNDSQANFEIVCTSQNDYDTTLQNTIAAYRAKKQPAIAQIYDAGTLDLMLSKAFIPAKKLMADNGYKIDWNNYFGGIANYYATAGGELQSFPFNSSTAMFYYNVSAFEKAGITFKPDTWEHVEEAARKLKAAGYECPLGFNFDPWPMLEQFSAIHNQPIATKANGYQGLDAELVFNKTKFVDHVKFFKKMQDEKLFVVKTKQLGMDVVPAFTSQTCQMIQSSIADHGTVGKTLPADVKWDVAMLPVWKGTERQNSLVGGASLWVLAGRPEAEYKGAAAFLNFLAQPDMVQWWSTVTGYIPVTKTGFDAMKANGFYDKAPYKGRELAIASLTYTPTSDTSRGIRLGSFTQIRKEVTTSFEAIFMQNADVQTQLDQTVERGNAILRRFEKTYAGQKLN from the coding sequence ATGAAAATCTACGCTTTGAAAACCTTGTTGGCTGGCCTTTTGGCCGCCACGACGCTGGGGGCAGCACCGGCTATGGCCGAAAAGGTCAAGTTCGAGTTCTGGCATGGCCTGAGCGGCGACCTTGGCGAGCGCGTCCAGGACGCCTGCCGCAAGTTCAACGACAGCCAGGCCAATTTCGAAATCGTCTGCACCTCGCAGAACGATTACGACACCACCCTGCAAAATACCATTGCCGCCTACCGCGCCAAGAAGCAGCCAGCCATTGCCCAGATCTACGATGCCGGCACGCTGGATCTGATGCTGTCCAAGGCCTTTATTCCAGCCAAGAAGCTGATGGCCGACAATGGCTACAAGATCGACTGGAACAACTATTTCGGCGGCATCGCAAACTACTACGCCACGGCTGGCGGCGAATTGCAGTCCTTCCCGTTCAACTCCTCGACCGCGATGTTCTATTATAATGTCAGCGCGTTTGAGAAGGCTGGCATTACCTTCAAGCCGGATACCTGGGAACATGTCGAGGAAGCAGCCCGCAAGCTGAAGGCCGCTGGCTATGAGTGCCCGCTGGGCTTCAATTTCGATCCATGGCCAATGCTGGAACAGTTTTCCGCCATCCACAACCAGCCAATCGCCACAAAAGCCAATGGCTATCAGGGTCTTGATGCCGAACTGGTGTTCAACAAGACCAAATTCGTGGATCATGTAAAATTCTTCAAGAAGATGCAGGATGAGAAGCTGTTCGTGGTGAAGACCAAGCAGCTCGGCATGGATGTCGTTCCGGCCTTCACCTCGCAGACTTGCCAGATGATCCAGTCGTCGATTGCTGACCACGGCACCGTCGGCAAGACACTGCCGGCTGACGTCAAATGGGATGTCGCCATGCTGCCCGTCTGGAAGGGTACGGAGCGCCAGAATTCTCTGGTCGGCGGTGCTTCGCTCTGGGTTCTCGCCGGTCGTCCGGAAGCGGAATACAAGGGGGCAGCTGCCTTCCTTAACTTCCTCGCCCAGCCGGACATGGTACAATGGTGGTCGACGGTGACTGGCTATATTCCCGTCACCAAGACCGGCTTCGACGCCATGAAAGCCAATGGTTTCTACGATAAGGCGCCTTACAAGGGCCGTGAACTGGCCATTGCCAGCCTGACCTATACGCCGACATCCGATACCAGCCGTGGTATCCGCCTGGGCAGCTTCACCCAGATCCGCAAGGAAGTCACGACCTCGTTTGAGGCGATCTTCATGCAGAATGCCGATGTGCAGACCCAGCTGGACCAGACGGTCGAACGCGGCAATGCCATCCTGCGCCGCTTTGAAAAGACCTATGCCGGTCAGAAGCTGAACTAA
- a CDS encoding GH116 family glycosyl hydrolase: MEKAKATARPDGLVESDLPLQLAFMAPRLQGDFLPEGRLELSLWGCGRIANIALHPWSGPFVFAPNQMTGKDHGLYVAQSAPVLVLTGSQLKSTRPARRCAWWGTLTKPEKVTRSGARRIIRTPWGVAIVEDKGDGVIVIAAGASDAEAERGMALPVETIIAESKAHVTRCDLLPQAPPLMRSMAIQSAHASLSSIRRAEDGSFLGLAAGQAYSAPTRTYYRDGYWTLQALLHLEPEAVRGQIDLLATGIQPDGESPSGVILTGPKQGEEWEKFRTTSDDYKMEHLRRTDWWSDHFGSPLFFILTIGDYIRTTGDKTVLSRHWKTIEAIFRRYQGFDTAGNGLPIKPRHDRDWADNVYRHGYVAYDLGLWIGALDAIAEFGVDQDEALTKEAKQTAITARASLDEALLTPHGWYADYGLKSDFVEDHLTLDSLTLLRFDAVSDDRAKTVLGHVAALLETRNNARQPYGDWGVMCAWPPFKRPADTRAKSAFAYRYHNGSDWPYLSGLYAEQRLKYRMDGWDYPMLRWWQTSLENGWIGSVEYFSPPFGRGSLLQGWTGMHAAAILQYRQQVETAIAADQIA; the protein is encoded by the coding sequence ATGGAAAAAGCCAAGGCAACTGCGCGGCCGGACGGATTGGTGGAAAGCGACTTGCCCTTGCAATTGGCGTTCATGGCGCCCCGCCTGCAAGGTGATTTCCTGCCGGAAGGACGGCTTGAACTGTCGCTCTGGGGCTGCGGCCGGATCGCAAACATCGCCCTTCACCCTTGGAGCGGCCCGTTCGTCTTTGCCCCGAACCAGATGACCGGCAAAGACCATGGCCTCTATGTCGCCCAATCCGCCCCGGTCCTGGTGCTGACTGGCAGCCAATTGAAATCCACACGCCCGGCCCGTCGCTGCGCCTGGTGGGGCACCCTGACCAAGCCGGAAAAAGTGACGCGCAGCGGCGCAAGGCGGATCATCCGTACACCATGGGGCGTGGCCATTGTCGAAGACAAAGGCGACGGCGTGATTGTCATTGCCGCAGGTGCCAGCGACGCGGAAGCCGAACGGGGCATGGCCCTGCCCGTCGAGACGATCATCGCAGAGAGCAAGGCTCATGTGACGCGCTGCGATCTGCTGCCCCAAGCGCCACCGCTGATGCGCAGCATGGCAATTCAAAGCGCGCATGCCTCGCTATCCAGCATTCGCCGCGCCGAAGACGGTTCCTTTCTGGGGCTTGCCGCAGGCCAGGCCTATAGCGCCCCGACCCGCACCTATTACCGTGACGGCTACTGGACCTTGCAGGCCCTGCTGCATCTGGAGCCGGAGGCAGTGCGTGGTCAGATCGACCTGCTGGCGACCGGTATCCAGCCCGATGGCGAAAGCCCGAGCGGCGTCATTCTGACCGGTCCGAAACAGGGCGAGGAGTGGGAGAAATTCCGCACCACCTCAGATGACTACAAGATGGAGCATCTGCGGCGCACCGATTGGTGGAGCGATCATTTCGGCAGTCCGCTGTTCTTCATCCTGACGATTGGCGATTATATCCGCACCACCGGCGACAAAACCGTCCTTAGCCGCCACTGGAAAACCATCGAAGCGATTTTCCGCCGCTATCAAGGCTTCGACACAGCCGGAAACGGCTTGCCCATCAAGCCCCGGCACGACCGTGACTGGGCCGACAACGTTTATCGCCATGGCTATGTCGCCTATGATCTCGGACTCTGGATCGGCGCGCTGGATGCAATCGCAGAATTCGGCGTCGATCAGGACGAGGCTCTGACCAAAGAGGCAAAGCAGACGGCTATCACCGCCCGCGCATCGCTGGATGAAGCGCTTCTCACCCCCCATGGCTGGTATGCCGATTACGGCCTGAAAAGCGATTTCGTCGAGGATCACCTGACACTCGACAGCCTGACACTCCTGCGGTTCGATGCCGTGTCGGATGACCGCGCCAAGACCGTTCTTGGCCATGTCGCGGCCCTGCTGGAAACCCGCAACAATGCCCGCCAGCCCTATGGCGACTGGGGCGTGATGTGCGCCTGGCCGCCTTTCAAGCGACCTGCCGATACCCGTGCCAAGTCCGCCTTTGCCTATCGCTATCACAATGGCTCCGACTGGCCTTATCTTTCCGGCCTCTATGCCGAGCAGCGGTTGAAATACAGAATGGACGGCTGGGATTATCCAATGCTGCGCTGGTGGCAGACAAGTCTTGAAAATGGCTGGATCGGCTCAGTCGAATATTTCTCACCGCCCTTCGGGCGCGGTTCGCTGCTCCAGGGCTGGACCGGAATGCACGCCGCAGCCATCCTGCAATACAGACAGCAGGTTGAAACAGCGATTGCCGCTGACCAGATTGCCTGA
- a CDS encoding ABC transporter permease codes for MIRDQGIGSKLWRMAVWALAGLFILNLVAVIASVVVNSFARRWLGTWLPTGWTTRWYSDAWSEFQLSSVVAVTFQITFTVVIISGLLGVVTAYALARRDFPGKKLVILTFLLPLLVPPLTYGIPLATVLYQVGLGGTFWGVVLINLVPSLPFVILVMIPFIEQIDPRIEAAAKVFGAGTWSLFTRILLPLLLPGMLAALLLVLVRTIAMFELTFLIAGPTTQTLVVSLYYAVFASGVRASQSIDAMAVVYMVTTLFWLVIALQFVSPTQIVARAKQQPAA; via the coding sequence ATGATCCGCGATCAGGGCATCGGCTCAAAACTCTGGCGTATGGCAGTCTGGGCGCTCGCCGGGTTGTTCATCCTCAATCTCGTGGCGGTGATTGCCTCCGTCGTGGTCAATTCCTTTGCCCGGCGCTGGCTGGGTACATGGCTGCCGACCGGCTGGACCACCCGCTGGTATTCCGACGCCTGGAGCGAGTTTCAGCTGTCCAGCGTCGTCGCCGTCACCTTCCAGATCACCTTCACCGTGGTGATTATTTCAGGCCTGCTCGGGGTGGTCACCGCCTATGCGCTGGCCCGGCGGGATTTTCCCGGCAAAAAGCTTGTCATCCTCACCTTCCTGCTGCCGCTTCTGGTACCGCCGCTCACCTATGGCATTCCGCTGGCCACGGTTCTCTATCAGGTCGGCCTTGGCGGCACTTTCTGGGGCGTCGTGCTGATCAATCTCGTGCCGTCGCTGCCCTTCGTCATCCTTGTCATGATCCCCTTCATCGAGCAGATCGATCCGCGCATCGAGGCTGCGGCCAAGGTCTTCGGCGCTGGCACCTGGAGCCTGTTCACCCGCATCCTGCTACCGCTGCTGCTGCCGGGCATGTTAGCGGCCCTGCTGCTGGTGCTGGTGCGCACTATCGCCATGTTCGAGCTGACCTTCCTGATTGCCGGGCCGACGACGCAAACGCTGGTCGTGTCGCTCTACTATGCGGTCTTCGCGTCCGGGGTTCGCGCATCGCAATCCATCGATGCCATGGCCGTGGTCTATATGGTCACCACCCTGTTCTGGCTGGTCATCGCCCTGCAATTCGTCAGCCCCACCCAGATTGTCGCCAGGGCAAAACAGCAACCGGCGGCATGA
- a CDS encoding ABC transporter permease produces MSQSSLRVSLAARGIDGTTLLVLPGLLVILALFIYPFMYGVVDSLTPAEGAWYTNYVTFFTDPFQYKTISATLWLALPVTVVNLALALPIAFRVRLMTRQRFLTTILVLPVTLGTVFIADGLLTFLGPQGWFNRSLILIGILDTPVKLTNNYWGVFASLLISGFPFAFLLTLSYVTGIDPAIEQAAATLGANARKRFMNVFLPLLVPGLAVTFCLSFVQAFAVFPSAVLLGAPAGPTRVISIAAYQAAFEQYNHSLGSAIAIIMGVIELAIVAAILALRSLFYRGPVAGTKG; encoded by the coding sequence ATGAGCCAGTCTTCCCTTCGTGTCTCGCTTGCAGCCAGGGGAATAGACGGCACGACGCTGCTGGTATTGCCGGGCCTGCTGGTCATCCTCGCGCTGTTCATCTATCCGTTCATGTATGGCGTCGTTGACTCACTGACACCAGCAGAGGGCGCCTGGTACACCAATTACGTCACCTTCTTCACCGATCCGTTTCAATACAAGACCATTTCCGCCACGCTTTGGCTGGCGCTGCCGGTCACCGTGGTCAATCTGGCGCTTGCCTTGCCGATTGCCTTCCGGGTGCGGCTGATGACCCGCCAGCGTTTTCTGACCACCATTCTCGTGCTGCCGGTCACGCTCGGCACCGTGTTCATTGCGGACGGTCTTTTGACCTTTCTCGGGCCCCAGGGCTGGTTCAACCGCAGCCTGATCCTGATCGGCATTCTCGATACGCCGGTCAAGCTCACCAACAATTACTGGGGCGTGTTTGCGTCGCTGCTGATTTCGGGCTTTCCTTTCGCCTTCCTGCTGACGCTGTCCTACGTCACCGGCATCGATCCTGCCATTGAACAGGCAGCGGCGACATTGGGGGCCAATGCCCGCAAGCGCTTCATGAACGTGTTTCTGCCGCTGCTGGTGCCGGGCCTTGCCGTCACCTTCTGCCTGTCCTTCGTGCAGGCGTTTGCGGTCTTTCCCTCGGCTGTGTTGCTCGGTGCACCCGCCGGGCCGACGCGAGTGATCTCGATTGCTGCCTATCAGGCCGCCTTCGAGCAATATAATCACTCGCTGGGCTCGGCCATCGCCATCATCATGGGCGTTATCGAGCTGGCAATCGTCGCGGCCATCCTGGCCTTGCGCTCCCTCTTCTATCGCGGCCCCGTCGCCGGAACGAAAGGCTAG
- a CDS encoding extracellular solute-binding protein → MTINRRTFMGTAAGVAGLGLLPRLGMAAPKQPASPVTITVADVAGNLALTQGMFEKYAAAKPQWVSRFAFTKAPAPELPSKLKAQQAAGKVDIDLVLTGTDALAAGLSQGLWVDLSAHKADLPDLEKILLPQAFKMQALAQNQGVVVTYYPSGPLIEYMPDRVKQVPGTAEELLAWTKANPKRFMYARPANSGPGRTFLMGLPYLLGDKDPKDPVNGWAKTWDYLKAIGENVEYYGTGTTQVMKELGEGTRDIVVTTTGWDINPRVLGIVPEEAKVATLKGFHWVTDAHYAVIPKGVSEEKLAVLLDVINFILQPQQQAIAFDDGYFYPGPAVKDVTISMAPQKSQDAIAEFGRKEYDGWIANNPLEVPLDPSKIVDAFRIWDEKIGAAKG, encoded by the coding sequence GTGACGATCAATAGAAGAACATTCATGGGCACGGCCGCTGGTGTGGCCGGGCTCGGCCTGTTACCGCGTCTTGGCATGGCTGCCCCCAAACAACCGGCTAGTCCTGTCACCATCACCGTCGCTGACGTGGCCGGCAATCTGGCGCTGACCCAGGGCATGTTCGAGAAATATGCCGCGGCAAAGCCGCAATGGGTGTCGCGTTTTGCCTTCACAAAGGCACCCGCCCCGGAACTGCCGTCAAAACTCAAGGCGCAGCAGGCCGCGGGCAAGGTCGATATCGATCTGGTTCTGACCGGCACCGATGCGCTGGCCGCTGGTCTTTCTCAAGGGCTTTGGGTGGATTTGTCAGCCCATAAGGCAGACCTGCCCGATCTGGAGAAAATCCTGCTGCCGCAGGCCTTCAAGATGCAGGCGCTGGCCCAGAACCAGGGCGTCGTCGTCACCTATTATCCATCCGGGCCGTTGATCGAATATATGCCTGACAGGGTCAAGCAGGTGCCGGGCACTGCCGAGGAACTGCTGGCCTGGACCAAGGCCAATCCAAAGCGCTTCATGTATGCGCGCCCTGCCAATTCCGGTCCGGGCCGGACATTCCTGATGGGTCTTCCTTACCTGCTTGGTGATAAGGACCCCAAAGATCCCGTCAATGGCTGGGCTAAGACCTGGGATTACCTGAAGGCAATCGGCGAAAACGTCGAATATTACGGCACCGGCACCACGCAGGTGATGAAAGAGCTTGGCGAAGGTACCCGCGACATTGTCGTCACCACCACCGGCTGGGATATCAACCCGCGCGTGCTCGGCATCGTGCCGGAAGAGGCCAAGGTGGCAACTCTCAAGGGCTTCCATTGGGTCACCGATGCCCATTACGCCGTCATTCCGAAGGGGGTTTCGGAAGAAAAGCTCGCGGTTCTGCTGGATGTGATCAACTTCATTCTTCAGCCGCAGCAACAGGCGATTGCCTTTGACGACGGCTATTTCTATCCCGGCCCGGCGGTCAAGGACGTGACGATTTCCATGGCGCCCCAGAAGAGCCAGGACGCCATCGCCGAATTTGGCCGCAAGGAATATGACGGCTGGATCGCCAATAACCCGCTGGAAGTGCCGCTCGACCCATCGAAGATCGTCGATGCCTTCCGCATCTGGGACGAAAAGATCGGCGCCGCCAAGGGCTGA
- a CDS encoding ABC transporter permease subunit, with amino-acid sequence MIQRTPIANAFTYLIMVLGLLLLIGPFIVVIAGASQTMPQVNAVPFSFLPQGEFLTNASQAWTRADLGTAMTNSLIMAALVTLGKVALSAMTAFAIVFFRTPLKHVFFWGVFITLMLPLEVRVVPTYAVAADLFQPVKSILSALFGIDIKIEWNLLNTYAGLTLPLVATATGTFLYRQFFMTLPNELAEAARMDGSGPIRFFFEMLLPLSRTNMLALTTIMFVYGWNQYLWPLLMVTDPNYKTVMMSLRSLLPSDNGIPDWNVTLAGSLMIMAPPLVVVAVLQRWFVRGLVSTEK; translated from the coding sequence ATGATCCAGCGCACACCGATTGCCAATGCCTTCACCTATCTCATCATGGTCCTGGGCCTCCTGCTGCTGATCGGACCATTCATCGTGGTGATCGCTGGCGCCAGCCAGACGATGCCGCAGGTCAATGCCGTTCCTTTCAGCTTCCTGCCGCAAGGCGAGTTCCTGACCAATGCCAGCCAGGCATGGACGCGGGCCGATCTCGGCACGGCGATGACCAACAGCCTGATCATGGCGGCCCTGGTGACGCTCGGAAAAGTAGCGCTATCGGCCATGACCGCCTTTGCCATCGTGTTTTTCCGCACGCCGCTGAAACATGTGTTTTTCTGGGGCGTGTTCATCACCCTGATGCTGCCGCTCGAAGTCCGGGTCGTGCCGACCTATGCGGTGGCAGCCGACCTGTTCCAGCCGGTCAAATCCATCCTGTCGGCGCTGTTCGGTATCGACATCAAGATCGAATGGAACCTGCTCAACACCTATGCAGGCCTGACCCTGCCGCTGGTCGCCACGGCAACCGGCACCTTTCTCTACCGGCAATTTTTCATGACCCTGCCCAATGAATTGGCCGAGGCGGCACGGATGGACGGGTCCGGGCCGATCCGCTTCTTCTTTGAAATGCTGCTGCCGCTCTCGCGCACCAACATGCTGGCGCTGACCACCATCATGTTCGTCTATGGCTGGAACCAATATCTCTGGCCGCTGCTGATGGTGACTGACCCGAACTACAAGACGGTGATGATGTCGCTGCGCTCACTGCTGCCGTCCGACAACGGCATCCCGGACTGGAATGTCACGCTCGCCGGCTCCCTGATGATCATGGCCCCGCCGCTGGTCGTGGTTGCCGTGCTGCAACGCTGGTTCGTGCGCGGTCTGGTTTCCACGGAAAAGTGA
- a CDS encoding ABC transporter ATP-binding protein, with amino-acid sequence MVAPAPLSTQATQPKQGAKLELIGLRRAFGAYKALDGIDLAIEPGEFIALLGPSGCGKSTALNCIAGLLPLTGGEIRVGGQRIDQLEPEKRGFGMVFQSYALFPHMTVRRNVGFGLSMQGIKGTEVNRRIEAALELVRLGSQADKLPGQLSGGQQQRVAIARAIVIRPPVVLMDEPLSNLDAKLRLEMRADIRAIHDQIGSTTIYVTHDQDEALSMADRIVVMSQGHIRQIGTPEDLYMRPNHVDVADFMGFRTRIAGRITAVSGDEAQIDAAGATITGALRQPLRVGDAAVLSVRPEDMIAVQDGSGIPVTVKSMEYRGRAYFGAAAASDGAEVHFRSDILLPRGTATSVRPAEGRALIFKGDA; translated from the coding sequence GTGGTCGCGCCAGCCCCCTTATCGACGCAGGCTACCCAGCCCAAACAAGGGGCGAAGCTTGAGCTTATCGGCCTTCGCCGTGCTTTCGGCGCCTATAAAGCGCTCGACGGTATTGATCTCGCCATCGAGCCGGGCGAGTTCATCGCACTGCTCGGCCCTTCCGGCTGCGGAAAATCCACGGCGCTGAATTGTATCGCCGGGCTTTTGCCGCTGACGGGTGGCGAGATCCGGGTCGGCGGCCAGCGCATCGATCAGTTGGAGCCGGAAAAGCGCGGCTTCGGCATGGTCTTCCAAAGCTATGCCCTGTTTCCCCACATGACCGTACGGCGCAATGTCGGCTTCGGCCTCTCCATGCAGGGTATCAAAGGCACTGAAGTCAACCGTCGCATCGAAGCGGCGCTTGAGCTGGTACGGCTCGGTTCGCAGGCGGATAAATTGCCGGGACAACTCTCCGGCGGCCAGCAGCAGCGTGTCGCCATTGCCCGCGCCATCGTCATCCGCCCGCCGGTCGTGTTGATGGATGAGCCGCTTTCCAACCTGGATGCCAAGCTGCGACTGGAAATGCGCGCCGATATCCGCGCCATTCACGACCAGATCGGCTCGACAACCATCTATGTCACCCATGATCAGGACGAAGCGCTGTCGATGGCAGATCGGATCGTGGTGATGAGCCAGGGCCATATCCGCCAGATCGGCACGCCGGAAGATCTTTACATGCGCCCGAACCATGTCGACGTCGCCGATTTCATGGGGTTTCGCACCCGGATTGCCGGGCGTATCACAGCGGTTTCCGGCGACGAGGCCCAGATTGATGCAGCAGGCGCAACCATTACCGGCGCGCTGCGCCAACCCCTTCGCGTCGGCGATGCGGCTGTGCTCAGCGTCAGGCCGGAGGATATGATCGCCGTCCAGGATGGCAGCGGCATTCCGGTGACGGTCAAATCCATGGAATATCGCGGTAGAGCCTATTTTGGTGCCGCAGCAGCCAGCGACGGCGCAGAGGTTCATTTTCGCTCGGATATATTGCTACCACGCGGCACCGCCACCAGCGTTCGTCCGGCAGAAGGCCGCGCGCTGATCTTCAAAGGTGATGCATGA
- a CDS encoding carbohydrate ABC transporter permease has product MEQRAVFKNWWLPILFALPQIILIILFFYWPVAAVVNWAFTLEPPFGGAAEFVGFANFKEALTDPFYWNSVTVSLIFATVGPFFAIFIGLVLALAVDRQLPGTGFFRFFYILPFAIAGPAAGIAFRFILAPDRGLAAMVNSFSPDLWNPAKYGSHALALVIIVFIWKWSGYTFIFLLAGLQSVPRALSEAAAMDGAGPLRRAFDVQVPLLAPTLFFLLVTMMTEGFVGADTFGIVHSMTNGGPNHGTEVMVYRIVDEAFKGLNYSGASAQSIILIGLIMICTFIQFRFIEKRVHYK; this is encoded by the coding sequence ATGGAACAACGCGCCGTTTTCAAGAACTGGTGGCTGCCTATCCTGTTTGCGCTGCCGCAGATCATCCTGATCATCCTGTTCTTCTACTGGCCAGTGGCTGCGGTGGTGAACTGGGCCTTCACCCTTGAACCACCGTTTGGCGGTGCTGCGGAATTCGTCGGCTTTGCCAATTTCAAGGAAGCACTGACCGATCCATTCTACTGGAATTCAGTCACTGTCAGCTTGATCTTCGCCACAGTCGGTCCGTTCTTTGCCATCTTTATCGGGCTCGTGCTGGCGCTTGCCGTTGACCGGCAATTGCCCGGCACCGGTTTCTTCCGGTTCTTCTACATCCTGCCCTTCGCCATTGCCGGACCGGCGGCGGGTATTGCCTTCCGCTTCATTCTGGCGCCCGATCGCGGGCTGGCGGCCATGGTCAATTCCTTCTCTCCAGATCTCTGGAACCCGGCCAAATACGGCAGCCACGCCCTGGCGCTTGTTATCATCGTCTTCATCTGGAAATGGTCGGGCTATACGTTCATCTTCCTGCTGGCTGGTTTGCAATCAGTGCCACGCGCCCTCAGTGAGGCCGCTGCCATGGACGGCGCCGGTCCCTTGCGCCGCGCCTTCGATGTGCAGGTGCCGCTGCTTGCCCCAACTCTGTTTTTTCTGCTCGTCACCATGATGACGGAAGGCTTCGTCGGCGCCGACACATTCGGCATCGTCCATTCCATGACAAACGGCGGGCCGAACCATGGCACCGAAGTCATGGTCTACAGGATCGTCGATGAGGCGTTCAAGGGTCTCAACTACTCCGGCGCATCGGCCCAGAGCATCATTCTGATCGGGCTGATCATGATCTGCACCTTCATCCAGTTCCGCTTCATCGAGAAGCGCGTGCATTACAAGTGA